One window of the Mycobacterium haemophilum DSM 44634 genome contains the following:
- a CDS encoding sigma 54 modulation/S30EA ribosomal C-terminal domain-containing protein: MPRPWRLRPWPDRSRPLWIAAGAVIVRRKAYVLQRVTPLHAVAVMDATDYDVHLFADAQTGQGAVVYRVGRQPRVDHTHQTITPAKPTDLTGEVGRAAPSTHP; the protein is encoded by the coding sequence GTGCCGCGACCATGGCGGCTGCGCCCGTGGCCCGACCGGTCCCGCCCGCTGTGGATTGCTGCTGGAGCGGTGATTGTCCGCCGCAAAGCCTATGTGCTGCAACGGGTTACACCGTTGCATGCGGTGGCGGTGATGGATGCGACGGACTATGACGTGCACTTGTTCGCCGACGCCCAGACCGGGCAGGGTGCCGTGGTATATCGGGTCGGACGGCAACCTCGGGTTGACCACACCCATCAAACAATAACGCCGGCCAAGCCGACCGACCTGACCGGCGAGGTCGGACGCGCGGCGCCGAGCACCCACCCATGA
- a CDS encoding NifU family protein — protein sequence MATDDPRQLRWVVAPDDLPPAGTVQQAPGRLGALLDSGVIEQLVVRTADVLITLSTGNSWRELGDQVQDALADALLHPATWQADAVTDDLANLAEIASKLLMGSIGDLAESHGGSIELVSVTGTNVAVRMSGACKGCPAASSTLHDKLQRELRRQVGQQVTVSSETGSAPLALGKKLLSLMVR from the coding sequence ATGGCCACCGACGACCCGCGACAACTGCGCTGGGTGGTCGCGCCCGATGACCTCCCGCCTGCCGGCACCGTCCAGCAAGCTCCAGGCCGGCTCGGCGCACTGCTGGACAGCGGGGTAATCGAGCAGCTGGTCGTGCGTACCGCCGACGTGTTGATCACGCTGAGCACCGGAAACAGTTGGCGCGAACTTGGCGACCAGGTCCAAGACGCACTCGCCGACGCGCTACTGCACCCGGCGACCTGGCAGGCCGATGCGGTAACTGACGACCTCGCCAACTTGGCAGAAATCGCCAGCAAGCTACTCATGGGATCGATCGGCGACCTAGCCGAATCACATGGTGGATCAATCGAATTGGTGTCGGTGACTGGCACCAATGTGGCGGTTCGGATGTCTGGCGCCTGCAAGGGGTGCCCGGCAGCGAGCTCGACACTGCACGACAAGCTACAACGCGAACTGCGCCGACAGGTCGGACAGCAGGTCACCGTTTCCAGTGAAACTGGTTCAGCTCCATTGGCATTGGGCAAAAAGTTGCTGTCCTTGATGGTCCGTTGA
- a CDS encoding PhoU domain-containing protein, producing MADGEPGGQQMRQARAQGFAGMTAQLVHLIRLASTAMRHATAALFNADPPAAESITAAYEAVSVLRDELEDHAAVLLGLRVQSGVLELLATIAAVHIDAETERIGQLAREVADIARTRRGWASISAPLLGVLRELSEVRFETAAKAADVVESHTATSAVELAARCHERFAEHARALTRYRALLAVGAPSGRGGMRGNPQLAESWCTMKGSPSGRCGVAVLG from the coding sequence GTGGCGGATGGCGAACCGGGGGGTCAACAGATGCGGCAAGCGCGGGCCCAGGGGTTCGCGGGCATGACTGCTCAGCTGGTCCACCTCATTCGTCTTGCGAGCACCGCAATGAGGCACGCCACGGCCGCCCTATTCAACGCTGATCCTCCCGCAGCCGAAAGCATTACTGCCGCCTATGAAGCGGTGTCCGTCTTGCGTGATGAGCTCGAGGACCATGCGGCCGTGCTATTAGGACTTCGTGTCCAGTCGGGAGTGCTAGAGCTGCTGGCAACCATCGCGGCTGTCCACATCGATGCCGAAACCGAGCGCATTGGGCAACTGGCGCGCGAGGTCGCCGATATCGCCCGGACCCGGCGTGGCTGGGCGTCGATATCGGCCCCACTTCTGGGCGTGCTTCGTGAGCTGAGTGAGGTTCGCTTCGAAACAGCTGCAAAGGCAGCCGATGTCGTGGAGTCGCACACGGCGACTAGTGCAGTGGAGCTGGCCGCACGCTGTCACGAGCGTTTTGCGGAGCACGCACGAGCGCTCACGCGTTATCGTGCGCTGCTCGCCGTTGGGGCGCCAAGCGGCCGAGGCGGCATGCGGGGAAACCCCCAGCTCGCCGAAAGCTGGTGCACGATGAAAGGGAGTCCTAGTGGCCGGTGCGGGGTGGCAGTTTTGGGTTGA
- a CDS encoding RND family transporter produces MSTNYGSSNPAEQPFIARTIRRFSIPIILAWVALVVVLSVFVPSLEKVGEERAVSMAPKDAPSLVAMKRIGQVFQESNSDSLAMIVLEGDQPLGENAHKYYDELIRKLKADTKHVQHVQDFWGDPLTAAGAQSPDDKAAYVQINLAGNQGEPLANESVLAIRKIVEQTPPPAGIHALVTGPSPLITDMHNTGNKSLLRITIASVVVIFIMLLLVYRSPITVILLLCTVGIEFAAARGIVAFLGHAGLIRLSTFSVNLLTALTIAAGTDYGIFLIGRYREARQAGEDRETAYYTTFRGVTHVIVGSAMTIAGAMYCLSFARLPYFQTAGIPNAVGMLVVLAVAITVGPAILTVGGRLGVFDPKRTIKTRGWRRVGTVVVRWPAPILAAASALTLVALLALRGYTASYDDRAYMPAASPANVGYAASDRHFSQARLKPDVLMIESDHDMRNPADFLVLDKVAKAIFHVPGVSRVQAITRPQGSPIEHTSIPFQISMQNATQIENMKYQQNTMDNMQQQADDMAKSIEILKHEYYLMTQVADNTHRTMLDTSGMKDATDQLRDHIADFEDFWRPIRSYFYWDKHCFDIPICWSLRSIFDALDGVDQIAENVTALLGDLKNLDQLMPQVAATLPRMIATMEDMRKMTLTVHSTMSGIYNKMAEQSDNVTAMGKAFDTAKNDDSFYLPPEVFDNPNFMRVMKLFLSPDGKAARFIISHKGNPASLEGIASVDPIKTAAEEALKGTPLEDARIYLTGTAVVDKDLFDGSSYDLVIAGISSLCLIFIIMLIITRALVAALVIVGTVALSLGASFGLSVLVWQHIFNFQLHWLVLAMSVIVLLAVGSDYNLLLVSRFKQEMSAGLNTAIIRAMGGTGKVVTSAGLVFAATMASMIVSDLRIIGQLGTTIALGLLVDTLIVRSFMTPSIAALLGRWFWWPLRVNSRPATRFRARSASSVPVACCCCRHNHAHPCLEG; encoded by the coding sequence ATGAGCACTAACTACGGAAGCAGTAACCCTGCCGAACAGCCATTTATAGCGCGTACGATCCGCAGATTTTCAATCCCTATAATCCTCGCTTGGGTAGCGCTTGTCGTCGTCCTGAGCGTCTTCGTCCCATCGCTGGAAAAAGTCGGTGAAGAACGTGCCGTGTCGATGGCGCCTAAAGATGCGCCTTCACTAGTGGCGATGAAACGCATCGGCCAAGTATTCCAAGAATCGAATTCCGACAGTCTGGCGATGATTGTCCTGGAGGGCGACCAGCCTCTCGGTGAGAACGCTCACAAGTATTACGACGAGTTGATTCGCAAGTTAAAAGCAGATACGAAGCACGTGCAGCATGTCCAGGACTTCTGGGGGGACCCACTGACCGCGGCGGGCGCGCAAAGTCCCGATGACAAGGCCGCTTATGTTCAAATAAATCTCGCTGGTAACCAGGGCGAGCCATTAGCGAACGAGTCCGTCCTAGCGATCCGAAAAATCGTGGAACAGACACCTCCGCCAGCTGGGATCCATGCCTTGGTGACCGGGCCATCGCCGCTGATTACGGACATGCACAACACGGGCAACAAATCTCTCCTGAGAATCACCATCGCCAGCGTCGTGGTGATCTTCATCATGTTGCTTCTGGTGTACCGGTCGCCCATTACCGTGATACTTCTGCTGTGCACGGTCGGGATCGAATTTGCAGCGGCCCGAGGAATCGTGGCGTTTCTGGGGCATGCCGGCCTCATTAGGCTTTCCACTTTTTCGGTAAACCTGCTCACGGCCCTGACGATCGCCGCGGGAACCGACTACGGGATTTTTCTCATCGGACGTTATCGCGAAGCCCGCCAGGCCGGTGAGGATCGCGAAACCGCCTACTACACGACATTTCGCGGGGTTACCCACGTGATCGTGGGCTCTGCAATGACCATCGCCGGGGCCATGTACTGCCTCAGTTTTGCCCGACTGCCCTACTTCCAGACCGCAGGCATCCCTAACGCCGTGGGCATGTTGGTCGTGCTCGCGGTAGCGATCACCGTGGGACCGGCGATTCTTACCGTAGGCGGGCGCTTGGGTGTGTTCGACCCCAAGCGCACGATCAAGACACGAGGATGGCGGCGCGTCGGCACCGTGGTAGTTCGCTGGCCTGCGCCTATCCTGGCCGCGGCAAGTGCTCTCACCCTGGTCGCCCTGCTCGCTCTGCGCGGATACACGGCAAGCTACGACGACCGTGCCTATATGCCAGCCGCCAGCCCCGCCAACGTCGGATACGCCGCCTCGGACCGCCATTTTTCCCAGGCCAGGCTGAAACCCGACGTTCTCATGATCGAATCGGATCATGACATGCGTAACCCCGCGGACTTTTTGGTTTTAGACAAAGTCGCCAAAGCAATCTTCCATGTTCCGGGTGTCTCCAGAGTGCAGGCCATAACCAGACCCCAGGGAAGTCCGATCGAGCATACTTCGATTCCATTTCAGATCAGCATGCAAAATGCCACTCAAATAGAGAATATGAAGTATCAGCAAAACACGATGGACAACATGCAGCAGCAAGCCGATGATATGGCTAAATCGATCGAGATCCTGAAGCACGAGTACTACCTGATGACTCAGGTTGCCGATAACACTCACCGCACAATGCTCGACACGAGCGGCATGAAAGATGCTACCGACCAGTTGCGAGATCACATCGCGGATTTTGAGGATTTCTGGCGGCCGATCCGCAGCTATTTCTACTGGGACAAACACTGCTTCGATATTCCGATCTGCTGGTCGTTGAGGTCGATATTCGATGCACTAGATGGTGTGGACCAAATCGCCGAGAATGTGACCGCCCTGCTGGGGGACTTGAAAAACCTTGACCAGCTCATGCCTCAAGTGGCCGCGACCTTGCCACGCATGATCGCGACGATGGAGGACATGCGAAAGATGACGCTCACCGTCCACAGCACCATGTCCGGGATCTACAACAAGATGGCTGAACAAAGCGATAACGTGACGGCTATGGGTAAGGCTTTTGACACCGCCAAGAACGATGACTCGTTCTACCTTCCCCCCGAGGTGTTCGACAACCCCAATTTCATGCGGGTCATGAAGCTATTCTTGTCGCCGGACGGAAAAGCGGCTCGCTTCATCATCTCACACAAAGGAAACCCCGCATCGCTCGAAGGAATCGCCAGCGTCGATCCAATCAAGACCGCGGCCGAGGAAGCACTCAAGGGAACCCCGTTAGAAGACGCCAGGATCTATCTCACGGGCACCGCAGTCGTCGACAAAGACCTCTTCGACGGTTCTAGTTATGACCTGGTGATTGCCGGGATTTCTTCTCTTTGCCTCATTTTCATCATAATGCTGATCATCACGCGAGCCTTAGTTGCAGCCCTCGTCATTGTGGGCACGGTAGCGCTTTCACTCGGCGCGTCCTTCGGACTATCCGTACTGGTGTGGCAACATATATTCAATTTCCAATTGCACTGGCTGGTGCTCGCCATGTCCGTCATCGTTCTGTTGGCGGTCGGATCTGACTACAACCTGCTTTTGGTCTCGCGGTTCAAACAAGAGATGAGCGCCGGGCTCAACACGGCTATCATCCGCGCGATGGGCGGTACCGGCAAAGTCGTGACATCCGCAGGCCTCGTATTCGCCGCCACGATGGCGTCCATGATCGTCAGCGACCTGCGGATCATTGGTCAGCTTGGCACCACTATCGCCCTGGGCTTGCTCGTCGACACCTTAATCGTTCGTTCGTTCATGACGCCCTCCATCGCCGCCCTACTGGGACGCTGGTTCTGGTGGCCCCTGAGAGTAAATAGCCGGCCCGCCACCCGATTCCGAGCTCGATCAGCCTCCTCCGTCCCGGTCGCCTGCTGTTGTTGCCGACACAATCACGCGCACCCTTGCCTTGAGGGGTGA
- a CDS encoding PPE family protein, whose protein sequence is MFFDSLPPEIISAKMYTGAGPDSMFAAAAEWENTCYAMRDTVGPLAAAVAVLQEQWLGASAIGMAEAAAPYRQWLDVLCWQIYRTAEQAYRLVEAYSDARQMVVSPEAIAWNRTQFQALIAADMFGENASAIAAVENQYHRFWAWNVKVMEAYAAAVADRLSKITPWPEPPEITSEVRVALGGVAVRNGC, encoded by the coding sequence ATGTTTTTCGATTCGTTACCGCCAGAGATCATCTCCGCCAAGATGTATACGGGCGCGGGTCCTGATTCGATGTTTGCCGCCGCTGCAGAGTGGGAGAACACGTGTTATGCGATGCGTGACACGGTTGGCCCGTTGGCGGCAGCGGTAGCGGTGCTACAAGAGCAGTGGTTAGGTGCGTCGGCGATAGGGATGGCCGAGGCGGCCGCGCCGTATCGGCAGTGGCTGGATGTTCTCTGCTGGCAAATCTATCGGACCGCCGAACAGGCTTACCGCCTTGTGGAAGCGTATAGCGATGCGCGTCAGATGGTGGTGTCCCCGGAAGCGATTGCTTGGAACCGCACTCAGTTCCAGGCGCTGATCGCGGCCGACATGTTCGGGGAGAACGCTTCGGCGATCGCGGCAGTCGAGAACCAATACCACCGGTTCTGGGCCTGGAATGTCAAGGTGATGGAGGCCTATGCAGCTGCGGTGGCGGATAGGTTGTCGAAGATAACCCCGTGGCCCGAGCCGCCGGAGATCACCAGTGAGGTCCGGGTGGCCCTGGGGGGTGTCGCCGTTCGCAACGGCTGTTGA
- a CDS encoding hydantoinase B/oxoprolinase family protein, whose amino-acid sequence MAGAGWQFWVDRGGTFTDIVARRPDGRLLTHKLLSENPARYRDAAVAGIQTLLETAEDAVPVAQIEAVRMGTTVATNALLERTGERTLLVITRGFGDALRIGYQNRPRIFDRHIVLPAMLYERVVEVDERITAEGAVLRAPNLELLGEQLRQAHVDGIRAVAVVCLHSYLYPAHEREIGKLAEQVGFVQISLSSEVSPLMKLVPRGDTTVVDAYLSPVLRRYVNQVSDQMRGVRLMFMQSNGGLAEAGHFRGKDAILSGPAGGIVGMVRMSALAGFDHVIGFDMGGTSTDVSHYAGEYERVFNTQVAGVRLRAPTLDIHTVAAGGGSILHFDGTRYRVGPDSAGADPGPACYRADGPLTVTDANVVLGRIQPAHFPAVFGPDGQQPLDADIVRRKFTELAAAIQAATGDDRSPEQVAAGFLRIAVANMANAVKKISVQKGHDVTRYVLATFGGAGGQHACAVADALGIRTVLVPPMAGVLSALGIGLADTTTMREQSVEIRLETAALERLATVADSLEQSARAELVDEGVPAERIRVVRRVHLRYDRTDTVIPVELAGLEAMTTAFEAGHRAMYSFLMDRRLIAEAISVEATGITEQPDLSDLADQVAGSAHTEAIRVYSGGKWREAPLRHRERMRPDETVIGPAIIAEANATTVVDDGWQATMTQSGHLLAQRVVAPAQPNAGTEADPVLLETFNNLFMSIAEQMGFRLEATAQSVNIRERLDFSCALFDPDGDLVANAPHIPVHLGSMGTTVKEVLRRRVGVMRPGDVFAVNDPYHGGTHLPDITVVTPVFDAAGKHILFFVASRGHHAEIGGITPGSMPASSHDIHQEGVLFDNWLLAEDGQFREIATRRLLTEASFPSRDPDTNLADLRAQIAANQKGVDEVRKMIDHFGPDVVQAYMRHVQDNAEEAVRRVIDRLEDGEYRYRMDSGATIAVRVSIDRAARSAIIDFTGTSGQLDTNFNAPSSVATAAVLYVFRALVADDIPLNDGCLRPLHIVIPEGTLLAPTYPAAVVAGNVETSQAITGALFAALRVQAEGAGTMNNVSFGNERHQYYETLGSGSGAGEGFDGTSVVQTHMTNSRLTDPEVLEWRFPVLLQQFAIRRGSGGAGRWRGGDGAVRRIQFGEPMVVSMLSGHRRVAPYGMAGGSPGTLGRNYVERADGNTVELAGCDSTEVQPGDTLVIETPGGGGYGTV is encoded by the coding sequence GTGGCCGGTGCGGGGTGGCAGTTTTGGGTTGACAGGGGTGGCACCTTCACCGACATCGTGGCGCGTCGGCCAGATGGGCGATTACTGACGCACAAGCTATTGTCGGAGAACCCTGCGCGGTACCGCGATGCGGCGGTTGCCGGGATCCAAACGCTGCTCGAGACCGCCGAAGATGCGGTGCCGGTTGCGCAAATCGAGGCGGTGCGGATGGGCACCACTGTGGCCACAAATGCGCTGCTGGAGCGCACGGGGGAACGCACGCTGCTGGTGATCACTCGCGGTTTCGGTGACGCGCTGCGCATTGGCTACCAGAATCGTCCTCGCATTTTCGACCGGCACATTGTGCTGCCAGCGATGCTGTACGAGCGGGTCGTCGAGGTCGACGAGCGGATCACGGCCGAGGGTGCCGTGCTGCGCGCGCCGAATCTGGAGCTGCTGGGCGAACAGCTGCGGCAGGCCCACGTCGACGGGATCCGTGCGGTTGCAGTGGTGTGCTTGCACAGCTACCTGTATCCGGCGCACGAGCGGGAGATTGGCAAGCTGGCCGAGCAGGTTGGCTTTGTCCAGATCTCGCTGTCATCGGAGGTCAGCCCGCTGATGAAACTGGTCCCCCGAGGCGATACCACCGTGGTCGATGCTTACTTGTCCCCGGTGCTACGTCGCTACGTCAACCAGGTGTCGGACCAGATGCGCGGCGTGCGGTTGATGTTCATGCAGTCCAATGGCGGGCTGGCCGAGGCAGGGCATTTCCGCGGTAAGGACGCAATCTTGTCGGGTCCGGCCGGGGGCATTGTCGGCATGGTACGGATGTCGGCACTGGCGGGGTTCGATCACGTCATCGGTTTCGACATGGGCGGCACCTCCACTGACGTGTCGCACTATGCCGGCGAGTACGAGCGGGTGTTCAACACCCAGGTGGCCGGGGTCCGGCTGCGCGCACCGACGCTCGACATCCACACGGTGGCCGCGGGCGGCGGGTCGATCCTGCATTTCGATGGCACCCGCTATCGGGTAGGCCCGGACTCCGCCGGAGCCGACCCGGGCCCGGCCTGCTACCGCGCCGACGGTCCGCTTACCGTCACCGACGCCAATGTGGTACTCGGCCGCATCCAGCCCGCGCATTTCCCGGCCGTGTTCGGTCCCGACGGTCAGCAGCCGCTGGACGCCGACATCGTGCGGCGCAAGTTCACCGAGTTGGCTGCCGCCATCCAGGCGGCCACCGGTGATGACCGCTCACCCGAGCAGGTCGCCGCGGGGTTCCTGCGGATCGCGGTGGCGAATATGGCCAACGCGGTCAAGAAGATCTCCGTCCAAAAGGGACACGACGTGACCCGGTACGTACTGGCCACATTCGGCGGCGCCGGTGGGCAGCACGCGTGCGCGGTCGCCGATGCGCTCGGCATCCGTACCGTGCTCGTCCCCCCGATGGCTGGTGTGCTCTCCGCGCTGGGGATCGGCCTGGCCGACACCACAACGATGCGGGAGCAGTCGGTGGAGATCCGGCTCGAGACCGCCGCCCTGGAAAGATTGGCCACCGTCGCGGACTCCCTTGAGCAGTCCGCGCGCGCCGAGCTCGTTGACGAGGGCGTCCCGGCCGAGCGGATCCGGGTGGTTCGCCGGGTGCATCTGCGCTACGACCGAACCGATACCGTGATCCCGGTTGAACTTGCTGGGCTTGAGGCGATGACCACGGCGTTCGAAGCCGGCCACCGTGCGATGTACTCGTTTTTGATGGACCGCCGGCTGATCGCCGAAGCGATCTCGGTGGAGGCGACCGGGATCACCGAGCAACCCGATCTGTCCGACCTGGCTGATCAGGTCGCTGGCAGCGCCCACACGGAGGCCATCCGGGTCTACTCGGGCGGAAAATGGCGCGAAGCCCCGTTGCGTCACCGGGAGCGGATGCGGCCAGACGAGACTGTGATCGGCCCGGCTATCATCGCCGAGGCCAACGCCACCACCGTCGTCGACGACGGTTGGCAGGCGACGATGACCCAGTCCGGGCATCTGCTTGCCCAGCGGGTGGTTGCCCCCGCGCAGCCCAATGCAGGAACCGAGGCCGATCCGGTGCTGCTGGAGACCTTCAACAACCTGTTCATGTCGATCGCCGAGCAGATGGGTTTTCGGCTTGAGGCGACTGCCCAGTCGGTGAATATCCGTGAGCGGCTGGACTTCTCGTGCGCGCTGTTCGATCCGGACGGCGACCTGGTCGCCAATGCGCCGCACATCCCGGTTCATCTCGGCTCGATGGGCACCACCGTTAAGGAAGTCCTCCGTCGCCGGGTCGGCGTCATGAGGCCCGGTGATGTGTTCGCGGTCAACGATCCGTACCACGGCGGCACTCACCTGCCGGATATCACCGTGGTAACCCCGGTCTTCGACGCTGCGGGCAAGCACATCCTGTTCTTTGTCGCCTCACGCGGGCACCATGCCGAAATCGGCGGGATCACCCCCGGTTCCATGCCAGCCAGCAGCCACGACATCCACCAAGAAGGTGTGCTGTTCGACAACTGGCTACTGGCCGAGGATGGACAATTCCGCGAGATCGCAACTCGGCGCCTGCTTACCGAAGCGTCTTTCCCGTCCCGCGATCCCGATACCAACCTCGCCGATCTGCGCGCGCAGATCGCTGCCAACCAGAAGGGCGTCGATGAGGTCAGAAAGATGATCGATCACTTCGGCCCTGATGTCGTGCAGGCCTACATGCGCCACGTCCAGGACAACGCTGAGGAAGCGGTCCGGCGCGTCATCGACAGGCTTGAAGATGGCGAATACCGCTATCGGATGGATTCCGGTGCGACGATCGCCGTGCGTGTCAGCATCGACCGCGCCGCTCGAAGTGCGATCATCGATTTCACCGGGACCTCGGGCCAGTTGGACACGAATTTCAACGCGCCGTCTTCGGTGGCGACCGCCGCGGTGCTTTACGTGTTCCGGGCCTTGGTCGCTGACGACATCCCGCTCAACGATGGCTGCCTGCGTCCGCTGCACATCGTCATCCCGGAAGGGACGCTGCTCGCACCGACCTACCCAGCCGCGGTCGTTGCCGGCAATGTTGAAACCTCACAAGCCATCACCGGCGCGCTGTTCGCCGCGCTGCGGGTGCAGGCCGAAGGAGCCGGGACAATGAACAACGTCAGTTTCGGTAATGAGCGCCACCAGTATTACGAAACCCTCGGATCCGGTTCCGGGGCCGGTGAAGGGTTCGACGGTACGTCGGTGGTGCAGACGCATATGACGAACTCCCGGCTCACCGATCCCGAAGTGCTCGAATGGCGCTTCCCGGTGCTGCTGCAGCAGTTCGCCATCCGTCGCGGCAGCGGTGGTGCCGGACGATGGCGTGGCGGTGACGGCGCCGTGCGCCGGATCCAATTCGGCGAGCCCATGGTTGTGAGCATGTTGTCCGGGCATCGGCGGGTAGCTCCCTACGGTATGGCTGGCGGCTCACCCGGGACGCTGGGACGCAACTACGTAGAACGGGCCGATGGCAACACCGTGGAGTTGGCAGGGTGCGACTCGACCGAAGTCCAGCCCGGCGACACACTGGTCATTGAAACCCCGGGCGGCGGCGGATACGGCACAGTCTGA
- a CDS encoding cytochrome P450 — translation MLSRGVATSHARAAGPDANEFNPDCFLPQNLRKFPPRTYKSFGTGARVCIGDQFAFHEILLTLATVLHHNLEPRPGYWLSVSEALILKPVDLQLRLHRR, via the coding sequence TTGTTATCACGGGGTGTCGCCACATCCCACGCTCGGGCTGCTGGACCTGACGCCAACGAATTCAACCCCGACTGCTTCCTGCCCCAGAATCTGCGCAAATTTCCACCACGCACCTACAAGTCATTTGGAACCGGTGCCCGGGTCTGCATCGGCGATCAATTCGCGTTCCACGAGATCCTTTTGACCCTCGCGACCGTACTCCACCACAACCTTGAACCACGACCCGGATACTGGCTCTCGGTCTCCGAGGCCCTGATACTTAAACCCGTCGATCTACAACTTCGGCTACACCGCCGATAG
- a CDS encoding 5-oxoprolinase/urea amidolyase family protein, which yields MTTEFTTRSVRSPAPTLEIMRTGPLALVEDLGRPGLADLGVTRSGAADRRSHGLANRLVANPADYATIEVTFGGLTAQVRGGDIAIAVTGADTDPSANGIPFGINSIHYVHDGQVISLGPPHSGLRSYLAVRGGIAVEPVLGSRSYDVLSGIGPQPLQPGDVLPVGEHTADFPELDQAPVAWFIGDPIELNVVPGPRDDWFTDPDALVHTEWVASDRIDRVGMHLDGRPLQHRWPDRQLPSEGVTRGAIQVPPNGLPVIFGPDHPVTGSYPVIGVVSDHDIDRVTQIRPGQQVRLHWSRPRRR from the coding sequence ATGACGACCGAGTTCACCACCAGGTCGGTTCGCTCCCCTGCCCCGACGCTTGAAATCATGCGCACCGGGCCGCTTGCGCTAGTCGAAGACCTCGGCCGGCCCGGCCTAGCCGATCTTGGGGTCACCCGCTCCGGTGCCGCAGATAGGCGCTCGCATGGATTGGCCAACCGGCTGGTGGCCAATCCCGCCGACTACGCCACGATCGAGGTGACCTTCGGCGGGTTGACCGCACAGGTACGCGGCGGTGACATCGCGATCGCTGTGACCGGCGCGGATACCGATCCCTCGGCAAATGGAATCCCCTTCGGCATCAACAGCATTCACTACGTACACGACGGTCAGGTGATCTCACTGGGCCCACCACACTCTGGGCTGCGCAGTTACCTGGCCGTGCGGGGCGGCATCGCGGTCGAGCCGGTGCTGGGCTCACGCAGCTACGACGTGCTGTCGGGTATCGGTCCGCAGCCGCTGCAGCCCGGTGACGTACTTCCCGTTGGGGAACACACCGCGGACTTTCCCGAACTGGACCAGGCACCGGTGGCGTGGTTCATCGGGGACCCGATCGAGCTCAATGTGGTGCCCGGGCCGCGCGACGACTGGTTCACTGATCCCGATGCACTGGTGCATACCGAGTGGGTGGCCTCCGACCGCATCGATCGGGTTGGCATGCACCTGGACGGCCGGCCGCTGCAGCACCGCTGGCCGGATCGCCAGTTGCCCAGCGAGGGTGTGACCCGCGGCGCGATCCAGGTGCCGCCTAACGGGTTGCCAGTCATCTTTGGCCCGGATCATCCGGTGACCGGCAGCTATCCAGTAATTGGGGTAGTTAGCGATCACGACATCGACCGAGTCACACAGATCCGCCCTGGTCAGCAGGTTCGGTTGCATTGGTCACGGCCGCGCCGGCGGTAG